The Actinobacillus succinogenes 130Z region TACCCAAAATTCATTTAAATTAGGAAAATTTCTGTTAGAACAACGTTCTATCGTAGCATTGTTGGTTTTAATCGGGATTGTTTCGGCAATTAATCCCGACTTCTTCACCATTGATAATATTCTCAATATTTTACGCCAGACGTCGGTAAATGCGATTATCGCCGTAGGAATGACTTTTGTTATTCTGATTGCCGGTATTGATTTATCTGTAGGTTCCGTATTGGCATTAACCGGTGCCATTGCCGCTTCGTTGGTAGGCAGTGAATTTTCAATGCTACTGGTAATTCCTGCCGTATTGTTTATTGGCGCATTTCTCGGCGGCGTCAGCGGTGTCATTGTAGCCAAAGGGAAAGTACAGGCATTTATCGCAACTTTGGTAACGATGACATTATTACGGGGCGTCACCATGGTATACACCGACGGACGTCCTATCAGCACCGGTTTTTCCGATGCAGCGGATCAATTCTCTTATTTGGGAACAGGTTATTTATTCGGTATTCCCGTACCTATTTGGCTGATGGCGGTAGTCTTTGCTGTAGCATGGTACATTTTAAAACATACCCGTATTGGTCGTTATATCTATGCCTTGGGTGGCAATGAAGCGGCAACTCAGCTTTCCGGTATTAATGTCAACAAAATCAAAGTGTTTGTATTTGCCGTAAGCGGTTTTTTATCCGCACTTGCCGGGTTAATTGTCACATCTCGTCTTTCCTCTGCACAACCGACAGCAGGCGTATCTTACGAATTGGATGCTATTGCCGCTGTTGTCGTGGGCGGAACCAGTCTGATGGGCGGTAAAGGTCGGGTTATGGGTACACTAATCGGTGCGCTGATTATCGGATTTTTAAATAATGCATTGAATTTATTGGATATTTCATCTTATTATCAAATGATTGCCAAAGCACTCGTTATTTTAGCTGCTGTGCTTGCGGATAATTATTTAGGCAGTAAAAAGCATAATTAGTTACTTAAGGGAGAATATTATGAAAAAACTCACAACCATAGCTTCATCTTTCGTCTTAGCTTTTGCCGTTAGTGGTTCGGTGTTAGCTCAGGAAACAATAGCATTAACCGTATCAACATTAGATAATCCGTTCTTTGTGTCATTAAAAGACGGCGCACAAAAAAAAGCGACGGAACTAGGTTATAAATTGGTAGTCCTAGACAGCCAGAACGACCCGTCCAAAGAGCTATCTAACGTAGAAGATTTAACGGTTCGTGGCGCAAAAGTATTGTTGATTAATCCGACCGACAGCGCCGCGGTCAGCAATGCGGTAGCGATTGCCAACCGCAATAAAATTCCTGTTATCACATTAGACCGTGGTGCAGCAAAAGGCGAAGTGGTCAGTCATATTGCCTCTGACAATGTTGCCGGCGGTAAAATGGCGGGGGACTTCATCGCTCAAAAATTAGGTGACGGCGCAAAAGTAATTCAATTGGAAGGTTTGGCAGGTACATCTGCTGCCCGTGAACGAGGTGAAGGTTTTAAACAAGCAATTGAAGCTCACAAATTTGATGTATTAGCCAGTCAACCTGCTGACTTTGACCGAACCAAAGGCTTAAACGTAACTGAAAATCTATTGGCAAGCAAGGGATCAGTCCAAGCGATTTTTGCCCAAAATGACGAAATGGCGTTAGGTGCGTTACGCGCCATCAGTGCCGCAGGGAAAAAGGTACTGGTTGTCGGTTTCGATGGTACAGAGGACGGTGTTAAAGCGGTTAAAAGCGGTAAGTTAGCGGCAACAGTAGCGCAACAACCAGAATTAATTGGTAGTCTAGGCGTTGAAACCGCCGATAAAATCCTAAAAGGTGAGAAAGTCGATGCCAAAATCCCGGTTGCATTAAAAGTTGTAACTGAATAATATTTATACAGCGGGCAAAAACGTCCGCTGTTTCGACCGCACTTTTAAGGATTGAAATAATGAAAAAACTGACGGTTTTAGGCAGTATTAATGCGGATCATGTAATTTCCGTACCTTATTTTGCCAAACCCGGGGAAACCCTGACCGGTTCCCATTATCACATAGCTTACGGCGGTAAAGGGGCGAATCAGGCGGTAGCGGCGGCGCGTTTGTGTGATCAATCGCAAATGACGGTGAGTTTTATCGGCTGTATCGGCGAAGACGGTATCGGCCGCACCATGAAACAGGCATTTGCCGATGACGGAATTAATGTGGCGCCGATTGTGGAAGTGAAAGACGAAACTACCGGCATCGCTATGATTCAGGTCGCCGCAACGGGCGAAAACAGTATCGTAATTTCGCCGGGCGCCAATGCATATCTGAACGAAGAGGTGGTGGAGCGTTTTTCAGACGAAATCACTTCGGCGGATTATCTGCTTATGCAATTGGAAACGCCGTTACCGGCGATTATGAAAGCCGCCGCACTGGCGAAAAAACACGGTACCAAAGTGGTGTTAAATCCGGCGCCCGCTCGCCCATTACCGGACGAATTGCTGACGAACACCGACATTATTACGCCGAACGAAACGGAAGCGGAAATCTTAACCGGCGTTTGCGTCACCGACGAACAAAGTGCGGTCAAATCCGCGCAGGTTTTTCACGACAAGGGCATTGAAACCGTACTGATCACGCTCGGCTCGAAAGGCGTTTATTTCAGCCGTCAAAGCAAAGGCGGTATCGTCGCCGGTTTTCGCGTTCGGGCCGTGGATACTACCGCCGCCGGTGACACCTTCAACGGTGCGTTTTTAACCGCGCTGTTAGACGGTAAAACCATGGCGAACGCCATTACTTTCGCGCATGCGGCGGCGGCGCTCAGCGTCACCCGCGAAGGCGCGCAACCGTCCATTCCGAGTCGCGCCGAAACTTTACGTTTTTTAGCACAACAGGGGTGACGGGAAACCGCATCATCATTTAATGGAGTAACACAATGGCCACAATGAAGGATATCGCCAAACGCGCACAGGTTTCCACTTCGACCGTCTCTCACGTCATTAACAATACCCGTTATGTCAGTGATGAAATCCGTGAAAAAATCCTGGCCATTGTAAACGAACTGAATTACCAACCTTCCGCACTGGCGCGCAGTTTTAAGCTGAAGCAGACGCAAACCATCGGTATGCTGGTGACGGCGAGCAACAACCCGTTCTTCGCCGAAGTGGTGGGCGCGGTGGAACGTTATTGCGGTCGGAATAACTATAACCTGATTCTGTGTAACACCGACGGCGACAGCGAACGCCTGCACAAAAGCCTGCAAACGCTGATTCAGAAACAAGTGGACGGGCTGCTGCTGATGTGCACGGAAACCCAGCTACAGCAAAACGAAACACTGCAACTCAGCGTGCCGACAGTGATTATGGACTGGTGGCCGAATCTCAGTGCGGATAAAATTTTCGAAGATTCGGAACTGGGCGGCTATCTCGCCACCAACATGCTGATTGAACAAGGGCACCGTCGTATCGGCATAATCACCGGTAATCTGCAAAAACCGCTGGCGCTGAACCGTCTGAACGGATATAAAAAAGCTTTACGGGAAAACGGGTTAACGGAAAATCCGGAGTGGATTGTGGAAAGTCAGTTCGACTTTGACGGCGGGATTACCGGCATGGAAAAGTTACTGGCGCAACCCCGACGACCGACCGCCGTGTTCGCCTGCAGCGATACCATCGCCATCGGCGTTTACCAAACCGCCTGGAAGCACGGCTTGCGTATTCCGGAAGATATTTCCGTTATCGGTTACGACGACATCACGCTCGCCCGTTACCTTTCGCCGCCGCTTACGACTGTCCATCAACCCAAGGCGGAACTGGGAAAAATCGCCGTAGAAACGCTGTTCGAACGCATTAAAAATCCGCAAAAAAAACACCGCACTTTATTGCTGAAACCTCATATCGTGGCGAGACATTCTGTGGCTCGCCCCCACGCCACCTCCGCCTGAGACATTAAGTGCGGTCAAAAATTTTAAAGATTTTGACCGCACTTTCCTTTATCATAAGCATAACTTTTTCAACCGGAAAAATTATGCGAGTTCCACGAATTTATCATCCCGAATCCTTATTAAATCAATCGTCCTGCCGATTAAGCGAAGAGGCGGCAAACCACGTGGGGCGCGTATTGCGTATGCAGGCGGGCGAAGCGCTCGAACTGTTCGACGGCTCCAATCATATTTACCCCGCCGTCATTTCCCGGGCGGACAAAAAAACGGTGACCGTGAATATTCGGGAGCGTATTTCGGACGATCGCGAAAGTCCGCTGGCGATACATCTCGGACAAGTTATTTCCCGCGGGGAGCGCATGGAATTTACCATTCAGAAATCGGTGGAATTGGGCGTTAAGGTGATAACGCCGCTGTGGTCCGAACGTTGCGGTGTGAAATTAGAGGGCGATCGTCTGGCGAAAAAGATTCGGCAATGGCAGAAAATCGCCGTTTCCGCCTGCGAACAGTGCGGACGCAATGTGATTCCGCAAATCCGTCCGATGATGAAACTGCAGGACTGGTGTGCAGAAAATGACGGCGCGTTAAAGTTGAATTTACATCCTCGGGCTCAATATTCTATTAAAACATTACCGACAATACCTGCCGAAGGCATCCGCCTGCTAATCGGTTCGGAAGGCGGGTTATCGCCGCAGGAAATCGCACTGACCGAACAGCAGGGATTCACGGAAATTCTGCTCGGTAAACGGATTCTGCGCACGGAAACCGCCGCTTTAACGGCGATTACCGCGTTACAGATTTGTTTCGGCGATTTGTAATATTGAACAATATGTTGACGGATAAAGAAGTAGAAATGGACGATAAACAAACAGTAAAAATGAACCTGCAAAACCAACTGTTGGTAGCTATGCCGAATTTGGAAGACGATTATTTTTCCCGCGCGGTCATCTACATTTGCGAACATACGGAACAAGGCACGATGGGATTGGTCATCAATCAACCGACGGATTTGTCTATTACCGAATTAGCGGCAAAAGTGAATTTCATGATGAAAATCGACCGCACTTTACCGAACCAAGCGGTACTGGCGGGCGGCCCGGTGAACGTGGAACGCGGCTTTATTCTGCACACACCGATTCGTAAGCCGTTGCAACACAGCTATCGTATTACCGATCGTTTAAGTTTAACCACTTCCGCCGACATCATCGAAACCTTCGGCTCGCCTGATTCACCGGAAAAATATCTGGTAGTGTTAGGGTGCGCCGCTTGGGTGCCCGGTCAGTTAGAACAGGAAATCGGTCGGAACGATTGGCTGGTCGTACCGGCGGATGACAGCGTTCTTTTCGATACGCCTTATGAACAACGCTGGCTTGCCGCCCAAAAACTACTGGGATTCGAAAGCTATAATCTGTCGGACAAAGCGGGACGGGCATAATGGGTATGACGGTCATCGCCTTCGATTTCGGTACCAAAAGTATCGGCTGCGCCGTCGGACAAAGTATCACCGGCACGGCGCAATCTCTGCCGGCGTTTAAAGCGCAGGACGGCATTCCGGACTGGGCTGATATCGAAAAATGCTTGAAGGAATGGAAACCCGATATGGTGGTGGTCGGTTTGCCGCTGAATATGGACGGCACGGAACAGGATCTCACCCGGCGGGCGCGCAAATTCGGCCACCGTTTAAACGGACGCTTCGGCGTCAAAGTGGCTTGGCAAGACGAACGCCTGACCACCACACAAGCCCGTACTGAAATCTTCGAACGCGGCGGTTACCGCGCCCTGAAAAAAGGCAAAGTCGACAGTATTTCCGCCTGCCTGATTCTGGAAAGCTGGTTTGAGGAACATCCTGAGGGGTAAATGCCAATAAGGCGGAAAATAACCGGCAACAAAGGCTATTCTATTTTGCACGGTCGTTTCCCCCCAAATTTTAGAAAATCCGACCGCACTTTTCATTATGGAAAACCGTTATTTATCCAATGCCATGGCAAGCAGAGTAAACGGGTGCAGGCAGGTTAAATCGCTCGACATATCGATTTGCCATTTACAGGTTTGGCATTCGGAAATCACATAATCCGCACCGCTTTCATTAATGGCGTCAAACAGAGATTTGCCGATGGCTTGGGATTTTTCGTAATTCTCCGCTTTGAAACCGTAAGTCCCTGCGATACCGCAACATTGCGACGGTAATATGACGATTTCCAAGCCGGGAATCCGGCGCAGCACTTCCAATGTATAAGGCGCCCATCCCGCTTTTTCCACATGGCAGGCGGTGTGATACGCCACCTTCAGATTCAACGGTTTTAACGGCAATTCTTTGCCCTGTTGTAATAATTTATACAAATATACCGTTGCCAGATGAATGTGCGGGCGGACTTTAGCATTGTCGATACCCAATACGTGATGGTATTCCTCGCGCAAATTCAGCGTACAGCTTGATGCTTCGCCAATGACATCCAAACCGTTTTCATCCACCATTTTGCCGATATAATCGGTATTAAATTGTGCGATTTTCTTCGCCCGTTCCGGAAAACTGTTTACCATTAACGGCAGACCGCAGCATTTTTCTTTTTCCAGCAATACGACGCCGATATCCAAGGCGTTGAACACGTCAATCACTTCTTTACCCAGTTGCGGATTATTGTAATTCACATAACAACCGTGATAATAGGCGATTTTGGTTTCATATTTCGCTTGCTCCGCCGCCAGTTTTTTCAAATAGAAATTGCGGAATGTGCCGAAAGCGTATTTCGGTAAAGCGCGGTGTTTACTGACACCGATAGTTTTTTCCAACAAAAATTTGGTAGCGCTTAAACCGGTGATGGTATTCACGATCGGTGCCAGCGGCGTATTAAGGGAACCCATAATATCGGTATTGCTCAGAATGGCATCGCGTAATTTATGCACCAACGGTTTGTGTTGCCGATCCAGATATTTATTACGGGCACGCACGATAATATCACCGATTTTCACATCGGAAGGACAAGCCACCTCACAGCGTTTACAGTTCAAACAATATTTCAGAGCTTCATCATAAAAATCCGCACTTTTCAGGCGTAGGCGTTCGCCGTCCGGTCCGGACTGTTTCGGACCCGGGTAGAACGGGTTCACTTTGGTCACCGGGCAAACCGCCGTACAGGCGGTGCATTTAAGACATTGTTCGAAAGACTCGTCGGTATGCGTATGCTGCATAACGGGCGCTTCAAATTCTTGTTGTGCTTTTGCAATGAGTTCTTGAATATTCATATCAACCCCCGCTCTTCTCTGCAATTTCGTCCGCCACGGTGAGTGCCGTCACCACTGCAACGCCGGAACCGCAGCCCAGTTCGATGCCGTTAAAACCGCCTATAACCGCGCCTGCGGCATATAAATTGTCAAAAAACCGACCGCACTTTTGCACCCGGCAATCCGTATTAATCACCACCCCCGCCGACTGATACGGCTGCGGAGCGGAAAAACGCCGGGTCGTCCAAGTGAAATGATCCGACGGATCGAAGCGTTCGGTTTGCACAATATCCGCACCGAATACCGGTTCGTAAATTCTTTCGAATTCCGCCACAAGACCGTTACTGAAGAAGCTGCCGGACGCCAATACGTAATTATCCGCCGCCAGCGGCTCGTCTTCATGAATACGGGTGAACAGTTTGACCACGCGGTTACCTTCGAATTCGGCGCGTAACGCACGGTCGCCGTTCATCATTACGCCGCCTAAACGTTCGAAATACTGACGTAAAATGTTATGCTGACGCCCGCCTAACAATGACGGCGGTAAGGTCGGTAATTCGAATAACATGAAATCCGTCGCCGCTTGCAATTCGTTAAAGAACGCTTGGCTGTTTTGCCCGAAACAGGCGGGCAGAAAAACGACATCCGCACCGCTTGCCGCTTGGCGGATTTCATTTATCAACGATGCCGGATTTACTTTTTGTTCCAACGTTTGCGCAATGTGTACGCTACGGAATTCGCGGGATTGTCGACGTAAAAAGTCTAATTCCGGAATGGTCAGAAAACCGGGTTTAATTTCGCAATGGGCGAATTGCGGCTGTAATTTCAGATTGTCCGCCAACAACTGCGGTTGGAAATCGTGATAGCCTTCAATGCCCAAAATCACGATATTATTGTACGGAAAAGCTTCGTTTGGCCGGACGGTCGGCACGCTGTCCGGGGAAAGCCAGGTACGACGTAAACCGCCGAGCGGGGTAACGCGGGCATGATTTTGTTCAACGCTGCCCGCTAACCCCAGATTTAATTTCGCCGCCATTCCTTCGAATTGTTTAGCTTTTGCCAATACCCGTTCGGCACCCAATTTCGCATAAGGATGGGCCGGCAGCTGTTCGCTCAAACCGGCTAAAGCGCGGTCAACTTTTTGAACGTTTTCGCCGTTCGGCAATCGTCCCAATAAATCTATCGACCCGGTGGAAAAATCCATTGCGGCTTGCCCGTTATTCACAATCGCACAACGCTTACCCTGTTCCTGCAGTGCAATCCCGCAGGTTAACCCGGCCAATCCGCCGCCGATAATCACCACATCAAAATTCATTATTATTCACTCCTTCCACAGCTTGCGGTCGTACATCGTTCAAACCCAGCAAACTGTAGTAAATCCAGCCGGTAAATTCCGATTCGCGCATGGCGTCACCCCAGGCGATAGGTTGGATTCCTTTCCATCTTTCTTCCATAAATGAGGCTAATTGCAAAGTGGACTGACGCGCTGTCGCGACATCGAAACGCGCCATGAGCCCCGCCGCCCGGCAAGCGCATAATTCCGCCTGACAGGTGCCCATGCCTACCCGGGTGCGACGGCGTAAA contains the following coding sequences:
- the rbsC gene encoding ribose ABC transporter permease is translated as MYTQNSFKLGKFLLEQRSIVALLVLIGIVSAINPDFFTIDNILNILRQTSVNAIIAVGMTFVILIAGIDLSVGSVLALTGAIAASLVGSEFSMLLVIPAVLFIGAFLGGVSGVIVAKGKVQAFIATLVTMTLLRGVTMVYTDGRPISTGFSDAADQFSYLGTGYLFGIPVPIWLMAVVFAVAWYILKHTRIGRYIYALGGNEAATQLSGINVNKIKVFVFAVSGFLSALAGLIVTSRLSSAQPTAGVSYELDAIAAVVVGGTSLMGGKGRVMGTLIGALIIGFLNNALNLLDISSYYQMIAKALVILAAVLADNYLGSKKHN
- the rbsB gene encoding ribose ABC transporter substrate-binding protein RbsB, with product MKKLTTIASSFVLAFAVSGSVLAQETIALTVSTLDNPFFVSLKDGAQKKATELGYKLVVLDSQNDPSKELSNVEDLTVRGAKVLLINPTDSAAVSNAVAIANRNKIPVITLDRGAAKGEVVSHIASDNVAGGKMAGDFIAQKLGDGAKVIQLEGLAGTSAARERGEGFKQAIEAHKFDVLASQPADFDRTKGLNVTENLLASKGSVQAIFAQNDEMALGALRAISAAGKKVLVVGFDGTEDGVKAVKSGKLAATVAQQPELIGSLGVETADKILKGEKVDAKIPVALKVVTE
- the rbsK gene encoding ribokinase, yielding MKKLTVLGSINADHVISVPYFAKPGETLTGSHYHIAYGGKGANQAVAAARLCDQSQMTVSFIGCIGEDGIGRTMKQAFADDGINVAPIVEVKDETTGIAMIQVAATGENSIVISPGANAYLNEEVVERFSDEITSADYLLMQLETPLPAIMKAAALAKKHGTKVVLNPAPARPLPDELLTNTDIITPNETEAEILTGVCVTDEQSAVKSAQVFHDKGIETVLITLGSKGVYFSRQSKGGIVAGFRVRAVDTTAAGDTFNGAFLTALLDGKTMANAITFAHAAAALSVTREGAQPSIPSRAETLRFLAQQG
- a CDS encoding substrate-binding domain-containing protein → MATMKDIAKRAQVSTSTVSHVINNTRYVSDEIREKILAIVNELNYQPSALARSFKLKQTQTIGMLVTASNNPFFAEVVGAVERYCGRNNYNLILCNTDGDSERLHKSLQTLIQKQVDGLLLMCTETQLQQNETLQLSVPTVIMDWWPNLSADKIFEDSELGGYLATNMLIEQGHRRIGIITGNLQKPLALNRLNGYKKALRENGLTENPEWIVESQFDFDGGITGMEKLLAQPRRPTAVFACSDTIAIGVYQTAWKHGLRIPEDISVIGYDDITLARYLSPPLTTVHQPKAELGKIAVETLFERIKNPQKKHRTLLLKPHIVARHSVARPHATSA
- the rsmE gene encoding 16S rRNA (uracil(1498)-N(3))-methyltransferase encodes the protein MRVPRIYHPESLLNQSSCRLSEEAANHVGRVLRMQAGEALELFDGSNHIYPAVISRADKKTVTVNIRERISDDRESPLAIHLGQVISRGERMEFTIQKSVELGVKVITPLWSERCGVKLEGDRLAKKIRQWQKIAVSACEQCGRNVIPQIRPMMKLQDWCAENDGALKLNLHPRAQYSIKTLPTIPAEGIRLLIGSEGGLSPQEIALTEQQGFTEILLGKRILRTETAALTAITALQICFGDL
- a CDS encoding YqgE/AlgH family protein, coding for MNLQNQLLVAMPNLEDDYFSRAVIYICEHTEQGTMGLVINQPTDLSITELAAKVNFMMKIDRTLPNQAVLAGGPVNVERGFILHTPIRKPLQHSYRITDRLSLTTSADIIETFGSPDSPEKYLVVLGCAAWVPGQLEQEIGRNDWLVVPADDSVLFDTPYEQRWLAAQKLLGFESYNLSDKAGRA
- the ruvX gene encoding Holliday junction resolvase RuvX; amino-acid sequence: MGMTVIAFDFGTKSIGCAVGQSITGTAQSLPAFKAQDGIPDWADIEKCLKEWKPDMVVVGLPLNMDGTEQDLTRRARKFGHRLNGRFGVKVAWQDERLTTTQARTEIFERGGYRALKKGKVDSISACLILESWFEEHPEG
- the glpC gene encoding anaerobic glycerol-3-phosphate dehydrogenase subunit GlpC; the encoded protein is MNIQELIAKAQQEFEAPVMQHTHTDESFEQCLKCTACTAVCPVTKVNPFYPGPKQSGPDGERLRLKSADFYDEALKYCLNCKRCEVACPSDVKIGDIIVRARNKYLDRQHKPLVHKLRDAILSNTDIMGSLNTPLAPIVNTITGLSATKFLLEKTIGVSKHRALPKYAFGTFRNFYLKKLAAEQAKYETKIAYYHGCYVNYNNPQLGKEVIDVFNALDIGVVLLEKEKCCGLPLMVNSFPERAKKIAQFNTDYIGKMVDENGLDVIGEASSCTLNLREEYHHVLGIDNAKVRPHIHLATVYLYKLLQQGKELPLKPLNLKVAYHTACHVEKAGWAPYTLEVLRRIPGLEIVILPSQCCGIAGTYGFKAENYEKSQAIGKSLFDAINESGADYVISECQTCKWQIDMSSDLTCLHPFTLLAMALDK
- the glpB gene encoding glycerol-3-phosphate dehydrogenase subunit GlpB; amino-acid sequence: MNFDVVIIGGGLAGLTCGIALQEQGKRCAIVNNGQAAMDFSTGSIDLLGRLPNGENVQKVDRALAGLSEQLPAHPYAKLGAERVLAKAKQFEGMAAKLNLGLAGSVEQNHARVTPLGGLRRTWLSPDSVPTVRPNEAFPYNNIVILGIEGYHDFQPQLLADNLKLQPQFAHCEIKPGFLTIPELDFLRRQSREFRSVHIAQTLEQKVNPASLINEIRQAASGADVVFLPACFGQNSQAFFNELQAATDFMLFELPTLPPSLLGGRQHNILRQYFERLGGVMMNGDRALRAEFEGNRVVKLFTRIHEDEPLAADNYVLASGSFFSNGLVAEFERIYEPVFGADIVQTERFDPSDHFTWTTRRFSAPQPYQSAGVVINTDCRVQKCGRFFDNLYAAGAVIGGFNGIELGCGSGVAVVTALTVADEIAEKSGG